In Zhaonella formicivorans, one DNA window encodes the following:
- a CDS encoding trimethylamine methyltransferase family protein, with protein sequence MALISRMEVISKEDYQRIHDASLKILRETGVVFHCAEALEIFKKHGARVEGEIVYFSADMVEKALETCPGTFRWKARNDDHSVTVGEGLLIQPNVGPVYIEDLDRGRRPATLEDYANIMKLCQASDVVQLNGSIPVDPSDVDANKKYIYMMYEMLKHTDKPIIGACTDGTQVRQMLDMAEIALGQKGRLQENHYVGVLVNSLSPLAYAPDTLETIIEYAKRNQVILLAPCIMAGVSGPISLLGTAVLQNVELLAGIVLTQLVNPGTPVVYATASTVGYMKSASFAAGSPEAMLINTPNIQMGREFYHLPTRTMCGINHSKSLDCQAGYETMQSLMMGMMSGANIFVQCMGVLDAIFVTSYEKFIIDEELVRRVKRISEGIDTSDAALAVDVIQEVGHKGTYLTHPSTFEHFRDLWTPTVSDWESYDDWKAAGAEDVVVKANRKYKEIISNAPESLLDPELDKELRAYMQKVLGN encoded by the coding sequence ATGGCTTTAATCAGTAGGATGGAGGTAATCTCCAAAGAGGATTATCAAAGGATCCATGACGCTTCACTAAAAATCCTTCGGGAAACCGGTGTTGTTTTTCACTGTGCAGAAGCGCTGGAAATCTTTAAAAAACATGGAGCAAGGGTTGAAGGTGAAATAGTATATTTTTCTGCCGATATGGTGGAAAAAGCGCTTGAAACCTGTCCCGGCACATTCAGGTGGAAGGCCAGAAACGACGACCACTCCGTCACAGTGGGTGAAGGGTTGCTGATCCAGCCCAACGTTGGTCCGGTCTATATCGAGGATTTGGACCGGGGCCGCAGGCCGGCTACATTGGAGGATTACGCCAACATCATGAAGCTCTGCCAGGCCAGTGATGTGGTTCAACTCAATGGGAGTATTCCCGTGGACCCCAGTGACGTGGATGCAAACAAAAAGTATATCTATATGATGTATGAGATGCTGAAACACACAGATAAACCGATTATCGGTGCCTGTACAGACGGGACACAGGTCCGGCAGATGCTGGACATGGCAGAAATAGCTTTGGGTCAAAAGGGCCGGCTGCAGGAGAACCACTATGTGGGTGTGCTGGTGAATTCCCTAAGCCCTCTTGCCTATGCTCCAGACACCTTGGAGACTATTATCGAATATGCTAAACGCAATCAGGTAATTCTGCTGGCGCCTTGCATCATGGCAGGCGTTTCCGGGCCCATCAGCCTTTTGGGAACTGCTGTGCTGCAAAACGTAGAGCTCTTGGCAGGAATAGTCCTGACCCAGCTGGTCAACCCGGGAACACCTGTAGTCTATGCCACCGCGTCAACAGTGGGCTACATGAAGTCGGCTAGTTTCGCTGCCGGTTCACCCGAGGCAATGCTAATCAACACTCCCAATATTCAGATGGGGCGAGAGTTTTACCACCTGCCTACTAGAACCATGTGCGGTATTAACCACTCCAAATCCCTGGACTGCCAAGCGGGATACGAAACAATGCAGAGCCTGATGATGGGCATGATGAGCGGCGCCAATATCTTTGTGCAGTGCATGGGTGTATTGGATGCCATTTTTGTCACTTCCTATGAAAAGTTCATCATTGATGAAGAACTGGTCAGGAGGGTAAAACGCATCTCCGAGGGTATCGATACATCAGATGCTGCTTTAGCAGTAGATGTTATCCAGGAAGTGGGGCATAAGGGTACGTATCTGACTCACCCCAGCACCTTTGAACATTTCCGTGATCTCTGGACACCTACTGTATCTGACTGGGAGTCCTACGATGATTGGAAAGCTGCCGGTGCGGAAGATGTGGTAGTAAAAGCAAATAGAAAGTATAAGGAAATTATAAGTAACGCCCCTGAATCGCTGCTTGACCCCGAGCTTGACAAGGAGTTAAGGGCATACATGCAAAAAGTTTTGGGAAATTGA
- a CDS encoding transketolase family protein: protein MSKIATRDAYGKALVRLGEENKDIVVLDADLAKSTKTIDFAKAFPERFFDLGIAEQNLIGTAAGLSLSGKIPFASSFAMFATGRAFEQVRNSVAYPKLNVKIAATHAGITVGEDGASHQTVEDIAIMRALPNMTVIVPADGIETEQAVRAAAGYKGPVYIRLGRSAVPVIYDDDYKFEIGKASVLREGKDVTVFATGIMVSAALDAADSLAGEGVEVEVINVSTIKPLDAETVVRSLQKTKAGVTAEEHSIIGGLGAAVAELSCENCPVPLVRVGIKDVFGESGTPNELLVKYGLTSEDIVQAVRNVLQRK, encoded by the coding sequence ATGAGCAAGATTGCTACCCGGGATGCCTATGGTAAAGCTTTAGTGCGTTTAGGGGAAGAAAATAAAGATATTGTGGTGTTGGATGCTGACCTGGCAAAATCAACTAAAACCATTGACTTTGCCAAAGCGTTTCCGGAACGCTTTTTTGATCTTGGAATCGCCGAACAAAACTTAATCGGCACAGCAGCAGGTCTGTCTCTCTCGGGGAAAATTCCTTTTGCCAGCTCTTTTGCCATGTTCGCCACAGGCAGGGCTTTTGAACAGGTACGGAATTCAGTGGCTTATCCGAAGTTAAATGTAAAAATTGCCGCAACCCATGCTGGGATAACAGTAGGTGAAGACGGAGCCTCCCACCAGACAGTGGAGGACATCGCCATTATGCGGGCTCTGCCTAATATGACCGTCATTGTGCCGGCCGACGGCATCGAAACCGAGCAGGCAGTGAGAGCGGCTGCAGGGTATAAAGGACCTGTCTACATTCGCTTGGGGAGGTCTGCAGTACCTGTAATTTATGATGACGACTATAAATTCGAGATTGGCAAGGCCAGTGTCCTCCGGGAGGGCAAGGACGTCACGGTTTTTGCCACGGGCATCATGGTCAGCGCCGCACTGGACGCTGCCGATAGCCTGGCCGGCGAAGGAGTTGAAGTTGAGGTGATTAATGTTTCAACCATTAAACCTCTGGATGCCGAAACAGTGGTAAGATCGCTGCAAAAAACCAAAGCGGGCGTGACAGCGGAGGAACACAGCATCATCGGGGGACTGGGGGCAGCAGTGGCGGAACTTAGCTGCGAAAACTGTCCGGTACCCCTGGTCAGGGTAGGAATAAAGGATGTGTTCGGGGAATCGGGGACTCCTAACGAGCTCTTGGTCAAATATGGCTTGACTTCCGAGGACATCGTGCAGGCAGTGCGCAATGTGCTGCAGCGTAAATAA
- a CDS encoding YitT family protein gives MWKIIWNYLGITLGTFITALGLVLFLVPNKIAAGGVSGLATVIYYVFKFKVGLTMLALNIPLFLFGLKEMGIRFGLKTLYGTVTLSFFIDLISPYLKPPTHDLLLASIYGGIVTGLGLGIVFKFGGTTGGTDLAARIIHRYLKLSVGQSLLLIDASVIALAAMVFNVELALYAFLVVFLTAKVIDLVQEGEGFAKAALVVSDKNKEIGEQVMRVLDRGVTYLQGRGGFTGQNKEVLLVVVSRSEVSRLKQLVAKTDPKAFVIVASVNEALGEGFKNFGTE, from the coding sequence ATGTGGAAAATCATTTGGAACTACCTGGGGATAACCCTGGGGACTTTTATCACAGCCCTGGGCTTGGTGCTTTTTTTGGTGCCAAATAAAATAGCGGCCGGGGGAGTCAGCGGTTTAGCCACCGTGATTTACTATGTGTTTAAATTCAAAGTCGGTTTAACCATGTTGGCTTTAAACATACCTTTATTTTTGTTCGGCCTAAAAGAGATGGGTATAAGGTTCGGCTTAAAAACCCTCTACGGCACAGTTACCCTATCTTTTTTTATTGATCTCATTTCCCCTTATTTAAAACCTCCTACTCACGATTTGCTGCTGGCTTCCATTTACGGCGGGATAGTAACCGGATTGGGTTTAGGCATAGTGTTTAAATTCGGCGGTACGACGGGAGGTACTGATTTAGCCGCCCGTATCATCCACAGATACTTGAAACTTAGCGTTGGCCAGAGCCTCCTCTTGATCGACGCATCGGTGATTGCCCTGGCGGCCATGGTTTTTAACGTTGAGTTGGCGTTGTATGCTTTTCTAGTTGTGTTTTTGACAGCCAAGGTAATCGACTTGGTCCAGGAAGGGGAAGGCTTTGCCAAAGCAGCTTTGGTGGTTTCCGACAAAAACAAGGAAATTGGTGAGCAAGTTATGCGGGTCTTGGACCGGGGAGTAACTTACTTGCAGGGCAGGGGCGGATTTACCGGGCAAAATAAAGAGGTTTTGTTAGTTGTGGTTAGCCGCTCTGAGGTAAGCAGGTTAAAACAGCTGGTTGCCAAGACAGACCCCAAGGCTTTTGTGATTGTGGCCAGCGTAAACGAAGCGTTGGGCGAAGGATTTAAAAACTTTGGGACAGAATAA
- a CDS encoding BCCT family transporter encodes MDDFKQEKCVIAKINPPVFWGSVIICLLFYGPMVIFQQSAQGVIDKAMYIITHSTDWLWEALVFGSLIFLLWLAFGPYGRVKLGGRDDEPEFSTFTWIAMMFCGGSGAGLVYWACIEPVYYLQAPPFWAEPFSPQAAQWALSYGIFHWGFSAWATFAVPAVAFSYMFYVRKRPYLYPSYACRGVLGNLVDGWVGRIIDLVVVVGMVGGIATSLGFVIPMLSKLTADYLGVEDTIFVKLIVAVLFALIYGYSTYKGLYSGIAKLADYNMYLTFILLGFVLLVGPTFWMLSYFIDNLGMLFQNFLRMSLYTDPITKSGFPQDWTVFYWAWWLAWAIYVGLFAARISRGRTIRELILNMVLSATAGSALFYLVFGGYNVDQLLHKGVDLAKILRESGGPGVISAMLDTLPLKAVVVPFFIIVMAISQATGVDANAYTIANMSCFEIRAGMEPPKWSRVFWAGMLLFATIALLLVGGMKVVQLSSVLTSVPVLFLTVILAVSTVKWLKEDFGDSIKPLVTDKYVYDVQETTRSARLQNSKEM; translated from the coding sequence GTGGATGATTTTAAGCAGGAAAAGTGTGTAATAGCGAAAATAAATCCTCCTGTATTTTGGGGCAGCGTTATTATATGCTTGTTATTTTATGGCCCCATGGTTATTTTCCAGCAGTCCGCCCAAGGTGTCATCGACAAGGCAATGTATATAATCACCCATAGCACTGACTGGTTATGGGAAGCACTTGTCTTCGGCTCGTTGATTTTTTTGCTCTGGTTAGCTTTTGGCCCATATGGCAGAGTTAAATTGGGGGGCCGGGATGATGAACCCGAATTTTCAACTTTTACGTGGATTGCTATGATGTTTTGCGGTGGTTCGGGTGCCGGCCTTGTTTATTGGGCATGTATCGAGCCTGTTTATTATCTCCAAGCACCGCCCTTTTGGGCTGAACCTTTTTCGCCTCAGGCTGCGCAGTGGGCACTCTCTTACGGGATATTTCACTGGGGCTTTAGCGCCTGGGCGACTTTTGCCGTACCAGCTGTTGCCTTCTCCTATATGTTTTATGTCAGAAAAAGACCTTACTTGTATCCCAGTTACGCCTGCCGGGGTGTTTTAGGCAATTTGGTTGATGGTTGGGTGGGCAGAATTATTGATTTGGTTGTAGTAGTTGGCATGGTTGGGGGTATTGCCACATCACTGGGCTTTGTAATACCTATGCTCTCCAAGTTGACTGCCGATTACCTGGGCGTTGAGGATACTATTTTTGTTAAACTCATTGTTGCGGTGTTATTTGCTTTAATTTACGGCTATAGTACTTATAAAGGACTGTATTCAGGTATTGCCAAACTGGCCGACTATAATATGTATTTAACATTTATTTTGCTGGGGTTTGTGTTGCTGGTCGGACCGACTTTTTGGATGCTATCCTACTTTATTGATAATTTGGGCATGCTGTTCCAAAATTTTCTGCGCATGAGCCTATATACTGATCCCATTACAAAATCAGGCTTTCCACAGGACTGGACCGTTTTTTACTGGGCCTGGTGGCTTGCTTGGGCCATATACGTAGGGCTTTTTGCCGCCAGAATATCGAGGGGGCGTACTATCAGGGAATTAATCTTAAACATGGTCCTCTCGGCCACTGCGGGCAGTGCTCTTTTTTATCTTGTTTTTGGCGGTTACAATGTAGATCAGCTTTTGCATAAAGGAGTCGATTTGGCAAAAATTTTGCGTGAGTCCGGCGGTCCCGGAGTGATCTCGGCCATGCTCGATACGCTGCCATTAAAAGCAGTGGTTGTTCCATTCTTTATTATAGTAATGGCGATTTCCCAAGCCACCGGCGTGGATGCCAACGCGTACACTATTGCCAACATGAGCTGTTTTGAAATACGCGCAGGGATGGAACCTCCCAAGTGGTCCAGAGTTTTTTGGGCTGGGATGCTCCTTTTTGCCACAATTGCCTTGCTGTTGGTTGGCGGGATGAAAGTAGTACAGCTCTCCTCAGTTTTAACCAGTGTACCGGTATTATTCCTTACTGTTATCCTGGCCGTTTCAACTGTAAAATGGCTCAAAGAAGATTTTGGAGACAGCATTAAACCTTTAGTAACTGATAAATACGTATATGATGTCCAGGAAACGACAAGAAGCGCAAGGCTGCAAAATTCAAAAGAAATGTAG
- a CDS encoding C-GCAxxG-C-C family (seleno)protein: protein MTEAREEMERKELTRRKFIAGAAAAGIATVGGILGVGGINLAAAEEPVTVTVNGVPLGGPVPPRIEKNVAIAPVRPLAESLGAEVAWDNVSQTVKITSGKGDVNAAAPAWPWKYQKLDPQAVWQAGYDGYYAGACCYGVFSAIIGELRKKVGYPYTLIPVEMFKYGEGGVVGWSTLCGALNGACAAINLVSSEEVYNKIINELMGWYTQAPFPIGKPAKPKVDKELATSASGSPLCHVSVTNWCKVSGYGAKSPERSERCGRLTGDVAAKAVELLNQYVDGKFVAAYKAPNSISDCMSCHGDKAMNNTRGKMDCVQCHDLSNPVGPHK, encoded by the coding sequence ATGACAGAAGCAAGGGAAGAAATGGAACGAAAAGAACTAACTCGGAGAAAATTCATCGCCGGAGCTGCTGCCGCGGGCATAGCTACTGTAGGCGGAATTTTGGGTGTAGGGGGAATCAATTTGGCGGCAGCCGAAGAGCCTGTTACCGTCACAGTTAACGGCGTACCCCTCGGCGGTCCCGTCCCCCCAAGGATAGAAAAGAATGTAGCCATTGCCCCTGTCCGCCCGCTGGCCGAATCATTGGGTGCAGAAGTTGCCTGGGATAACGTAAGCCAAACTGTTAAGATTACTTCCGGGAAAGGAGATGTGAATGCGGCGGCACCGGCTTGGCCCTGGAAATATCAAAAACTTGACCCCCAAGCTGTCTGGCAGGCAGGATATGATGGTTACTATGCCGGCGCTTGCTGTTACGGCGTATTCAGCGCCATTATCGGTGAACTGCGCAAAAAAGTTGGTTATCCCTATACCCTAATCCCAGTGGAAATGTTTAAATACGGGGAAGGCGGAGTTGTAGGCTGGTCAACCCTCTGCGGCGCGCTAAACGGAGCCTGCGCCGCCATCAACCTGGTCTCCAGCGAAGAGGTTTATAACAAGATCATTAACGAGCTGATGGGCTGGTACACCCAGGCACCTTTCCCTATCGGCAAACCGGCAAAGCCTAAGGTTGACAAAGAGCTGGCCACTAGTGCCTCCGGCTCTCCTCTCTGCCATGTATCAGTTACTAACTGGTGCAAAGTATCGGGCTACGGGGCAAAATCGCCGGAGCGCAGCGAACGGTGTGGCAGGCTAACCGGGGACGTGGCGGCCAAAGCGGTGGAACTCTTGAACCAGTACGTGGACGGCAAATTTGTGGCAGCTTATAAAGCGCCGAATTCTATCTCTGACTGCATGAGTTGCCACGGCGACAAAGCCATGAACAACACCCGCGGTAAAATGGACTGTGTCCAGTGCCACGACCTGTCCAATCCCGTCGGGCCCCATAAGTAG
- a CDS encoding 4Fe-4S binding protein, giving the protein MPYRITEDCISCGDCAVVCHKDAIDDGYTYNTTGDINSTTDVVRDGAMEEVPNPIYSVFRITDDCDDCGACVSVCPARAIVKH; this is encoded by the coding sequence ATGCCTTACAGAATTACCGAGGATTGCATTTCCTGTGGCGATTGCGCTGTTGTTTGCCATAAGGATGCCATTGATGACGGCTATACTTACAATACTACCGGGGATATAAACTCCACTACCGATGTTGTCAGGGACGGCGCTATGGAAGAAGTTCCTAACCCGATCTACAGCGTTTTCAGGATAACCGATGACTGCGATGACTGCGGCGCTTGCGTCAGCGTTTGCCCAGCCCGCGCCATTGTCAAGCATTAA
- the caiT gene encoding L-carnitine/gamma-butyrobetaine antiporter has translation MENKKHKIEPWVFFTPLVFVVAFCLWVFRDPEQAAKGLQKFYSFITDTLAWTYEWYVLILFALCFYFIFGPYANKRLGDEKPEFSTLSWLGMIFTSFAGLGVLTWTSIEFFYYLQTPPFGAKPFSPEAQPWALAYPLFHWGFSAWALNTVFGLVFAYLFFVKKKDVIRPSSACEPIFGERLTNGWLGKLIDAFFVIGFVGGVTTCIGVNVPTIYALAGKVLGIQRTPTIDAVIIFSWSIFMAILLYTGLNKGIRLLSDFRVYFGFGILAVILAFGPTSYILNTFTDSVGHLLQNFVRMSLYTDPYYKSGVPQGWTVFYWAWYIALVLQAGIFMGRISKGRTVREYTIGALLASTAGSWIFFAVFSNFSMYVYQQGTVPIADIMASGGQGEAIVSIWTQLPFSGILIPILLVYGYIAMQTLLNGSTYTLAMVTTKELTGEEEPPKWNRIFWSLTLGLIAVAVVSIGGIRPSQTMTIIGSLPIFIISLLILVSFFKDVRANWGASREENNTIQAVSNNKSSISG, from the coding sequence CTGGAAAACAAAAAACACAAAATTGAGCCATGGGTGTTTTTTACGCCTTTAGTTTTTGTCGTTGCCTTTTGCTTGTGGGTTTTTCGGGACCCTGAGCAAGCAGCAAAAGGTCTGCAAAAATTTTATTCATTTATTACTGATACTTTAGCTTGGACTTACGAATGGTATGTGCTTATTTTGTTTGCACTTTGTTTCTACTTTATTTTCGGCCCTTACGCCAATAAAAGATTAGGAGATGAGAAACCGGAATTCAGCACTTTATCATGGCTGGGCATGATCTTTACTTCCTTTGCAGGCCTGGGAGTGTTAACCTGGACTTCTATAGAATTTTTTTACTATTTACAAACTCCGCCTTTTGGAGCAAAGCCATTCTCACCGGAAGCCCAACCTTGGGCCCTTGCTTATCCCTTATTTCACTGGGGATTCTCCGCCTGGGCGCTGAATACTGTGTTTGGACTGGTCTTTGCCTATCTGTTCTTTGTTAAGAAAAAAGATGTAATAAGGCCGAGCAGCGCCTGTGAGCCAATTTTTGGAGAACGTTTAACTAACGGCTGGCTTGGCAAATTAATTGATGCCTTTTTCGTCATTGGCTTTGTCGGCGGGGTGACCACTTGTATCGGTGTTAACGTACCTACTATTTATGCTTTAGCAGGTAAAGTGTTGGGTATTCAGCGCACCCCGACAATAGACGCTGTGATAATTTTTTCGTGGTCAATTTTCATGGCCATCTTGCTGTACACCGGTTTGAATAAGGGAATCCGCCTTTTAAGTGACTTCAGAGTTTATTTTGGTTTTGGTATCCTAGCCGTTATCCTTGCTTTTGGCCCTACCTCATACATCCTCAATACTTTTACAGATTCGGTGGGTCACCTGCTGCAAAACTTTGTAAGGATGAGTTTGTATACCGATCCCTATTATAAATCAGGGGTACCTCAGGGCTGGACCGTCTTCTACTGGGCCTGGTATATTGCTCTTGTCCTCCAAGCAGGTATATTTATGGGGCGAATCTCAAAAGGCAGGACCGTGCGCGAGTATACTATCGGGGCACTGTTAGCCTCCACAGCAGGAAGCTGGATCTTCTTTGCAGTGTTTTCAAATTTCTCAATGTATGTCTATCAGCAAGGCACCGTACCTATTGCAGATATTATGGCCAGTGGCGGACAAGGCGAAGCGATTGTGTCCATCTGGACCCAATTACCCTTTAGCGGCATTTTGATACCCATTCTGCTTGTTTATGGGTATATTGCAATGCAGACCTTACTCAACGGTTCCACCTATACTCTGGCCATGGTTACCACTAAAGAGCTGACCGGGGAAGAAGAGCCTCCTAAATGGAACCGGATCTTCTGGTCCTTGACTTTGGGGCTGATAGCTGTTGCCGTAGTCTCTATCGGCGGGATCAGACCATCCCAAACTATGACCATTATTGGCTCCCTGCCCATATTCATCATCTCGCTTTTGATTTTGGTCTCTTTCTTTAAAGATGTGCGGGCAAATTGGGGGGCTAGCAGAGAAGAAAATAATACTATTCAGGCAGTTTCGAACAACAAAAGCTCAATTTCCGGATAG
- a CDS encoding transketolase has product MDRDLIAKLEDKAKEIRRDIIRMIGEAGSGHPGGSLSGADIVTVLYFHAMRIKPEEPHWPDRDRFVLSKGHAAPLLYAALAERGYFPKEELMTLRKLGSRLQGHPDLNKVPGVEMSTGSLGQGLSVANGMALAGKLDNRDYKVYVLLGDGEIQEGMIWEAAMAAAHFKLDNVIAFLDHNGFQIDGPTSDIMNPEPVADKWRAFGWHVLSIDGHDLAQILQAIEEAKRLKGKPVMIVAKTIKGKGVSFMENQVGWHGVAPKPDEMERALAELK; this is encoded by the coding sequence ATGGACAGAGATTTAATTGCAAAACTGGAAGACAAGGCCAAAGAGATCAGGCGTGATATTATCAGGATGATTGGGGAAGCTGGTTCGGGACATCCCGGAGGTTCCCTGTCCGGCGCCGATATTGTCACCGTCCTGTATTTTCATGCCATGAGAATTAAACCTGAGGAGCCCCACTGGCCTGACCGGGACCGCTTTGTGCTGTCAAAAGGTCATGCTGCCCCCTTACTCTATGCAGCTTTAGCGGAGCGGGGATATTTTCCCAAAGAAGAGTTAATGACCCTGCGGAAGCTGGGCAGCCGTCTGCAAGGGCATCCGGATTTAAACAAGGTACCGGGGGTAGAAATGTCCACAGGTTCACTGGGGCAGGGTCTGTCGGTCGCTAACGGCATGGCCTTGGCAGGGAAACTGGATAATAGAGACTATAAGGTATATGTACTGCTCGGCGATGGAGAAATACAGGAAGGGATGATCTGGGAAGCAGCCATGGCAGCGGCTCATTTTAAGCTGGATAACGTGATTGCCTTTCTGGACCATAACGGCTTCCAGATTGACGGTCCCACTTCAGACATTATGAACCCCGAGCCTGTAGCTGATAAATGGCGCGCTTTCGGTTGGCATGTGCTGAGTATAGACGGTCATGATCTGGCCCAAATTCTGCAGGCTATCGAAGAGGCTAAGAGGCTTAAGGGTAAGCCGGTAATGATTGTGGCCAAAACCATCAAAGGAAAAGGAGTATCCTTCATGGAGAACCAGGTGGGCTGGCACGGTGTGGCTCCCAAACCCGATGAAATGGAACGGGCGCTGGCAGAACTCAAATGA
- a CDS encoding sigma-54 interaction domain-containing protein produces MAGGKLEQQNLQGNNLSWDDLKKILDNSFDEIFVVDGKGMVVYVNEACERHYGLKPSDVIGKTVHYLVNEGYYSPALAPVVFREKKTVTLEQVTNFGKKLVVTAVPILNNQGEIEFVVMNSRDITHLEQLKHDLDETRKLVEKYKQEVHELRQKEISFDGYIAHSKKMRACLQIAQRVAAVDSTVLILGESGTGKNVLAKFIHNHSTRKDGPFMSINCAAIPEQLLESELFGYCRGAFTGAEKSGKVGLVELADGGTLFLDEIGEVPLKLQAKLLELVQDNSFLPVGGKEHKKVNIRILAATNRNLLKLVEEKSFREDLYYRLNVIEIALPPLRERTEDIIPLLCYFLDRYNAKYKVSHQFSQKCLDMLVRYSWPGNVREVEHLVERLVVTVPETKILPEHLPENIRAMQDSQPGGQSLPPIIFTDGVSIKEKEKELIIQLYRQLGSSYKVAAALNISQSKATRVIRKHLNRASK; encoded by the coding sequence TTGGCTGGCGGTAAGCTTGAGCAACAAAACCTACAGGGCAATAATTTAAGCTGGGATGATTTAAAAAAGATTTTGGACAACTCTTTTGATGAAATTTTTGTAGTTGACGGTAAAGGCATGGTTGTTTATGTAAATGAAGCATGCGAGAGGCATTATGGTTTGAAGCCCTCGGATGTAATTGGTAAAACAGTTCATTATCTGGTCAACGAAGGCTATTATTCGCCGGCACTGGCTCCGGTTGTTTTTCGCGAAAAGAAAACGGTTACCCTGGAACAAGTGACTAATTTCGGCAAAAAGCTGGTGGTTACTGCTGTCCCGATTCTTAACAACCAGGGCGAGATAGAATTTGTGGTGATGAACAGTCGCGATATTACCCATCTTGAGCAATTAAAGCATGATTTAGATGAAACCCGAAAATTAGTAGAAAAGTATAAACAAGAAGTCCATGAACTGAGACAAAAGGAAATAAGCTTTGATGGATATATCGCCCACAGCAAAAAGATGAGAGCTTGTTTGCAAATAGCCCAAAGGGTAGCGGCCGTTGACTCAACTGTGCTAATCCTTGGCGAGTCGGGAACCGGGAAAAATGTTTTGGCTAAATTTATTCATAACCATAGTACAAGAAAAGACGGACCCTTTATGAGTATTAACTGCGCAGCCATCCCCGAACAACTGCTGGAGTCAGAATTATTCGGCTATTGCCGGGGGGCTTTTACCGGAGCGGAAAAAAGCGGTAAAGTAGGATTGGTTGAATTAGCTGACGGAGGAACTTTGTTCTTGGATGAAATCGGGGAAGTGCCCCTTAAGCTGCAGGCTAAGCTGCTGGAACTTGTGCAGGACAACAGTTTTCTTCCCGTAGGCGGCAAAGAACATAAAAAAGTTAATATCAGAATATTGGCAGCCACCAACCGCAATCTTCTAAAACTGGTGGAAGAAAAAAGTTTTCGCGAAGACCTTTATTACAGGCTGAATGTAATTGAAATTGCTCTTCCGCCTTTAAGGGAAAGGACCGAGGATATCATCCCGTTACTTTGCTACTTTCTGGATAGATATAATGCCAAATATAAAGTCTCCCATCAATTTTCCCAAAAGTGCTTGGATATGTTAGTCCGATACTCGTGGCCAGGAAACGTACGCGAGGTGGAACATTTGGTTGAGCGTTTAGTGGTAACAGTCCCGGAAACAAAGATTTTGCCTGAACACTTGCCGGAAAATATCCGGGCGATGCAAGACAGTCAACCTGGTGGGCAAAGTCTGCCCCCTATAATCTTTACTGATGGGGTTTCCATTAAGGAAAAAGAAAAAGAATTGATAATTCAGCTCTACCGGCAGCTGGGAAGTTCGTATAAAGTGGCGGCTGCTTTGAACATCAGCCAAAGCAAGGCGACGCGGGTAATCCGAAAACATTTAAATAGGGCAAGTAAATAA